The following are encoded together in the Glycine max cultivar Williams 82 chromosome 8, Glycine_max_v4.0, whole genome shotgun sequence genome:
- the LOC100797335 gene encoding uncharacterized protein LOC100797335, which yields MAKGSRGRHRIASRQFRVTPYPLASCKRDICEDMCQKKCSKALEKKELEDVTCSVCMEYPHNAVLLLCSSHDKGCRPYMCGTSFRHSNCLDQYKKAYTKVISPNRQPMQGTPGVLQDSNLPLEKSEATELACPLCRGQVKGWTVVEPVRDYLNAKKRGCMQDDCLYVGSYKELKKHVRAEHPSARPRMVDPADEQKWRWLEWEREREDVISTVTSAMPGAVVFGDYVIEGHHNDFDTDEEEGSGNAERNGRFQMGLEAMNFFLLLHAVRQGNELNNLGRRLRPELTHNNRVAGQNAAAVLDISDEDNDNDGRYNEDNDDGGVSLVSRLHGHGGGRVLLGRSGRRRRCREARARIGDS from the coding sequence ATGGCAAAAGGTAGCAGGGGAAGACACAGGATTGCTTCTCGTCAATTCAGAGTGACTCCATACCCACTGGCTTCTTGCAAAAGGGACATTTGTGAGGACATGTGCCAAAAGAAATGTTCTAAGGCTTTGGAAAAGAAAGAGTTGGAAGATGTTACGTGTTCTGTGTGCATGGAATATCCACACAATGctgttcttcttctttgttcttCTCATGACAAGGGTTGCCGTCCCTATATGTGTGGAACTAGCTTTCGTCATTCTAACTGTCTTGATCAGTACAAGAAAGCTTATACTAAAGTAATTTCACCTAATAGGCAACCTATGCAAGGCACTCCAGGTGTGCTACAAGATTCAAACTTGCCTCTTGAGAAGAGTGAAGCCACAGAGCTTGCATGTCCTCTATGCAGGGGTCAGGTGAAAGGTTGGACTGTTGTGGAACCTGTTCGGGACTATCTGAATGCAAAGAAAAGAGGCTGCATGCAGGATGACTGCTTGTATGTTGGGAGCTATAAGGAGTTGAAGAAGCATGTGCGGGCAGAGCATCCGTCGGCACGGCCACGGATGGTGGATCCTGCTGATGAACAGAAATGGAGATGGCTCGAGTGGGAGCGTGAAAGAGAAGATGTTATCAGCACAGTTACATCAGCAATGCCTGGGGCAGTAGTTTTTGGAGATTATGTTATAGAAGGTCATCATAATGACTTTGATACAGATGAAGAGGAGGGTTCAGGTAATGCAGAAAGAAATGGAAGATTTCAGATGGGTTTAGAGGCAATGAATTTCTTCCTCCTGTTGCATGCAGTTCGGCAAGGGAATGAGCTTAACAACCTTGGTAGACGGCTGAGGCCTGAGCTGACCCACAACAACAGGGTTGCAGGTCAGAATGCAGCTGCCGTGCTGGATATTTCAGATGAAGACAATGATAATGATGGCAGGTACAATGAAGATAATGATGATGGTGGTGTATCTTTGGTTAGTCGTCTCCACGGCCATGGCGGTGGCAGAGTTTTATTGGGTCGTTCTGGTAGGAGGCGTAGATGTAGAGAAGCACGTGCAAGGATTGGAGATAGTTGA